The nucleotide window AGCGTTGAACGTATACCCACCCACTAGGTCCATGACCAGGAAGGGCAGAGTTATCATGGCAGTAGTGAGCAAGCTCCCCAGGATCAAGTTCCACTTTAGGGAGCCGTCTTTGGCCTCGGAAGCCACCGCAGGGCCAGCGTAGAGCCATATGTAGGCGAAGGAGGCAAAGTAGGGTACCATGTATATCGTCGAGCCCCAACTGAACTTAGGACCGGTATAGGTCTGCGTAGTTACCCCCTCCTCTTGGAGGAACCTAAGGACGTCTTGATGGAAGGACCCTGCATTCAGGGCGATCGCCAAAACTCCAAGTATCAAAGTTGCTGAGGATATGAACCCTAACCATGTGGTGAGGGAGTAACCCCACTTGGGTTTAACGACGTTAATGGCGATGATAACGGCAAACGCTAAAGCTGAGAGGGCGTAGATGAGGACTTCTTGGGATACGGTAAGAGTACCGTAAGGATTGACAAAGACGTTGTTGGCAAGGTAAGTTAGGGAAGGTAACTTATCAAGTGTACCAATCTCCAGGAGAACTGCGTTAATGGCACTTACTGAGAAGAAGGCTGAGAGCGCAAAGAAGGGTGGCATATTGAAAGCCAGAGCGATTCCCATGATACTTCCTAAGGTTCCGTTGAGTTTCCTAGAGAGCCAGATGTAATCCCCGCCTGTCCTAGGCATCCTAAGCATGAGCTGAGTGTAGACTAGGACGAGGGGCAGGGAAATTAAGAAAGTCAAGAGGGATGCCAACCATAGGTTAGCCCCTGAAACAATATATGGGGAGATTCCCTCAAATACCGCGAGTCCCGCCCCCATATTAGCTACGTTCAGCATTACCAGGTCCTTCAAGGAAGCCTGCTTTACGAGACCTGAAGATTGCCTCAAAAACCTTGCCATATATCTGAGTTCATAACTGGGTTTATAAAGTATTTCTAGTATTTATGATGATAGGTAATATGTGTGGACAACAATTTGGTTGTTTTGGTATAAATTGAATTTTCTTTATTGTGTAAAAGTATTTTTAGGGTGAGGGCGGGTTGTTTATTTAGGTTAGAACATGGACAGGTCTGATTTCCTCGCCCTCACCCGAGTCATCTCTACCCTTTTAAAGTATAAACGTTAAGCCTAGGTCTCATCCCTTGGATCAGGTTATATTAGCCTTGACGTCTTACTTGTCAAGTTGGAGGACTTCATTGCCTCACAGTACCTTTCTACTACTTTCATAAGTCTAATGTTAGTTATGGGGTCAAGGATGTTAAGTATGGGGATTATTTGCTCGTTGATGGGGTCTTGAGGGTTAATGGTGAGTACTTATGGGTCATTAGGCATTACGGGCTAGCTAGTTGTGTTCACGTTAAGGTCTAAAACACATACTAGCAAGTATGGACTCGCACTTCACACGGAACTCGAAAAGAAACACAATAACGAGGTGGCTAAAGATGTTCTTCCACGACACGATTTACTCGAAATCTATTGGATTGAGTTGGAATAAAATTGAATTTTATCGAAGTGTATGAAATTGTTGTCCACACACCTCAAACGCCAAGAAAACCAATAATATTAACTCTAGAGAACTGGAGTTATCCTCTACGATTGCAATATCCAATACATTACGGGTACATAGCAACTATAAATGATAATTACACAGCGTATCAAATGTTGTACAAATTAATGGATAAAGGAAACTATAGCCCTCCACTCTTCTTTAAAGTTGCAAACGCTGAAACACCTAAAGGTAATTATTCTACCGATAATTTAATGATAATAATTGTAGTAATCTTCGTTGTAATCCTATTTAGCGCGTATTTAGTAATGAGGAAAAGACAAGGATCTTTTTACGTTTTTATATAATTTCCACACAAATTTCACCCGCCTTTATAATTACATCATATATTTCCAAGTTAGACGTCTCCTTCCATTTCCCATAATCATTAACGTAAGGTACCATCACAGGTTTCCCTGAATTCAGATCATAAACGTAACCGTGAAGATGACATCTAATCTGATTATCTCCAATAAGATCACCGTAAGCCAGATCTCCACCTTTATGCGGACACCATCTTGAAAAACACTTCAGCTTTCCCCTTATATTTGTGATTATCAAATCTTTTCCTCTTATTTCAATAGTTTCCATTTTACCTTCTTGTATCTCTCGCAGTCCAGTGCATGTAATCAAACTATGTTCACCTTCTATTTATATTAACTTTTAATTAAGATAGTATATTATTTAAAATTAACTTTAATTTCCCCTCACACTGTGTGGTAACAGCAGTTCATTTGCACTAACTCCTAATTTAAAGTAACTTTTAATTAGAAAGCTTTATAATCTAGTACTAGAATCTATTTAATAGGTGAAAAACAAGTGAGTCAAAACGAAGTAAAGCCGGTTGGAGTAGAAATCCTAGAAAAATCTGGATTAGATGTGAAAAAATTAATAGATAAGTTAGTTAAAGCCACAGCAGCTGAATTCACAACCTACTATTACTATACCATACTAAGGATGCATCTGACTGGAATAGAGGGTGAGGGACTAAAGGAAATAGCTGAAGATGCAAGACTTGAAGATAGACTTCACTTTGAATTAATGACACAAAGGGTATATGAGTTAGGTGGATCTCTCCCTAGAGATATGAGGGAAGTAGCAGACATTTCAGCTTGTGCAGACGCTTATTTGCCACAGAACTGGAAAGATCCAAAAGAAATTTTAAAAGTATTATTGGAGGCTGAACAGTGTGCAACAAGAACTTGGAAAGAAGTATGTGACATGACGTATGGCAAAGATCCTAGAACTTACGACTTAGCCCAAAGAATACTGCAAGAAGAGATAGAACATGAGGCATGGTTCCTAGAACTACTTTACGGTAGACCATCGGGACACTTCAGAAGATCATATCCTGGTGAAGGTCCTCGATCCAGAAAGTCTAAATTCGAGTAAAAAATTTTTTAATTTCTTTTTACTCTAATATTTTTATATTTTATATATTTGTGTTATAAAACTCAACAAGAAGGGTTATCTTATGAGTAGAAGGGAAGTCGCACGACTATTTGGTCCTGCATGGATAGCACTACTTGCTGATGCAGATGCTGCTAGCATAATAGGAGGTCTAATTACGGGAAAACAATACGGCTTAGGTCTCATGTGGTTTGTCCTACTCCTCGCACTTCCTCTATTCATCGTCCAAGAAGCTGCAGGAAGAATATCAGCAATTACTGGGAAAAGTTTAGGAGAGATAATTAGAACTCACTACTCCAAAAAAATCGCAATACTAGCTACCTTTCCCATATTTTCCATAGACGTTTTTACTTACATTAGCGAATACATCGGAATAGCATTAGGGAGTTACCTAATAGGAATTCCCCCATTCATAGGCTTGATGACATTCTTCATCCTCCATCTTCTCGTCATAATGACTAAAAATTATGAGAAAACAGAGAAGACATTATTATTCATCTCGTTTTTGCTAATATTGTCGTCTATTGTAGCTATAATCCCAAAATCTCCTCAACTACACTTTTCAGCATATATCTCTACTTCAAACAATTTTCTAACATATTTGGCAATTAACATAGGTGCAGTAGTGACTCCACCTTGCATGTTAATTTACCAATCCTCGGCTACATCGTTAAAATATAACAGAGTAAACGAGATAACAGTTAAAGATAAACTATCATGGATAACTAGAGAGACAGCATTAGGTGCAATAAGCACTGAACTAATAATCGTCTTCGCCGAGGCAATAGGAACTGGATTAAACAGCATAGATCCAACTAACACTTTCCAACTTTCATCCGTCTTAAGATCAATCTTCAGCGTCCTGCCTATGATCTTTGGGATACTCATAATAAGTGCTGGTTTCTTAGCTCTAATAGTAGTATCATTAAGTAGTGCTTGGGGTGTATTAGAGGCTCTAGGAAAGGACAATCACACAAGAAATTTACTGAAAATATACTCTTTAGAATCAATTCCAGCTATCATAGTAGTTTATTTATATAGCTACAACTATTCTGAGGTCTTACAGTTCGCCATAACCCTTTTGACTTTAGCCCCTATAGTTTTCACAGTTATTGCAACAATCTTAGGAATACTCGTCTCGAATAGGAACATAATGAAAGACCACGCATACTCGAGACTTAGAATGTCTATTTACTTCTTAACTGTAGCGCTAATTTTCATAGGTGGAATCATTGGAGTAATGAGCCTAACCTAGAAGTGGAACGCAATGATTTGCTATGAAACTGCATATAACATAAGCTTAATTAAATATGGTTTATCTTAAGTGTTGATAAACTTCAGAAAAATACGTTTTATTCAACTTTATGCTTAGTATTTAGCGCACTTTTGAAGGCATATAATAAGCTATAAAATGTGTGTATAGTAAGAGAATTTAAGAAAATTAGTTCATAAGTTGGTAGAGACTGATTTTTATACCATGTAACTGCACTCTAAGTGTTAACAAAGTATAAAATGAGTTTAATCTTAGGGGAGTCTATTGACAGTAACTTTCCAATAAATTCATGAGATAGCTCATTAATCTTCTTAATTCTTGTTTCACAAGCGTAGATATTCGGGTGTGTGGACAAATTGGTTGTTTTGATATAAATTGAATATTCTTTATTGTAGAAAAGTATTTTTAAGGTTATTTGTTAGGGTGAGAAGATGAACAGGTTTCTTTTCCTCGCCCTCACCCAAATTATCTCTACCCTTTTAAGCCTAGGTTTCATCCCTTGGATGAGATTGTATTAGCCTTGATATTATACTTGTCAAGTTGGAGGACTTCACTACCTCACACTACCTTGCTCTTCATAAGTTGGCTAATGTTAATTACGATGTTAAGGTTGATGTTGAGCAGGGGAATCGTTTGCTCGTTGATGAGGTCTTGAGGGTTAATGGTTAGTATTACTACTTATGGGTTGTTAGGCATTACGAGTCTGGGCTAATTCTTCATGTTAACTAGTCTTAGGAGTGGTCTCCACGTTTATGTAATATTAAATGGTATTAAGCTTGAGAATTGGAGGGATAAAGTTGTCTTCCTACACGATAAGGCTACAGGGCATTCTCATGGTTTAAACGCGAGGTTGAAACTTTTGGCAAGAAAAGCTTAGTAGAACTAGTGTTCAGAAGCCTAAAACATAGGCTAGCAAGTATGCACTTCACATCGAACTCAACAGGGAACACAATAACGAGATGGCTAAAGATGTTCTTCCGCAACACAATTTACTCTAAATCTATTAGCATAAGTTGGAATAAAATCGAATTTTATGGGGTAGATGAAATTGTTGTCCACACAATAGGTAATTGCCAAAAACTTGATTAAATTGAAATCTAAGTTTTTAAAGAGTTTGAACGACCGGATTCCGGAGATGAGCTCAAACCTCCGAACCCGACCCTTAAATCCTGGGGCATGTATTTTAGATGTAGAAAACTAAAACCGTCCTCTCCCTAAAGGGCGAGGTTTGCTGTTCTCTTATCACCTCACAACCTCAATCTTACCTTGGGAGGTCTTGAAGAGGAGGACGGAAGGTCCTTCAACGTTGAAATGGAACTCGTTCTCTCTTGTTTTCAGGAGGACTTGCTGTCTCTCCAGCAAAAGAACGGTAAGGCTCCTATTCTCAAAATTGTCAAGGACGACTCCTCGAAAGGCAATGAGGTACTTCCCCAAGGTAACTTCGTTATCCCTTACTTTCCCCAACACGTAATCCTGAAACTCCTTGATCCGATCGGTTACCAATTGACCCCTAACCCTCGACAATATGGAGTTAATGTTCAAGGGTTCGTTGATTTCCCCTATGTGCTCCTCGTCTTCATATATCCTGTCCCTATCGTAAGTCACAGCCCTTCCCCGATCTAAAGGAATTCCGCGTCTTGATGCTATGTCAATTACCCTGTCCTCCATCTCCCTGAAGAACTCCTCGAACTTCTGGTCGTAGTCCATCATCCTGTCCCTGACGTTATTGAGCAACCGATAAATTGAGGAAATGGAAACGAGTTCCTCTAGGTCCTTATCTCTCAATTTCGAGACGAACTCTATGTAAGGGTTCGAAAAAGTCTCGACACCCTCAAGCGTAGCGTAGTCCTTCATTTCGTAGTTTTTGACCTCCTCCTTAAGGTATTCCCGGATCTCCTCCCCTGTAAAGACCTTCACCACCTCCAGGATTAAGTCAGGGAAGTATATTCTCTTTCCCTGTTGGAACTTGGCATCACTGTACAGATGATCAAAACCCAAACATTTCCTCAAATCCCTCTCAAACTTCACGCAGTCCTTATCTATCTCCTTGATGAAAGCCCTCTCTGAGAAACCAATTACAAAGTCAATGTTTGGATCCTTGGTCTCGACGTACAGGAAACCTTCAAGTGGAAACGCGTTTACCTTAATGGAGAGGGCAAGCCTGTACTTTAGGTAATGGGAACGGTCATAGAAGCACTCCTCCACTTTCTCAGATAGCGAAAGAATTGAACCCGTGCAGTCCATATAGTCAGTGTCCTCCTCATGGTTAAAAACTAAATGAGTAAGTTACCAAAGTCTTATACCTTAAAGGTAGTAGTCAACATTTTTCATATTCTATCATGAAAACCCATGAAACTCAGACCCATGCAAGGAAGCACTGAACCTTCATAAGTTAAATTTCTAGCAAAGACTTGATCATGTGAACAAGTATATCCCAGCAATAGCGTTCCTCACAACCCTGCTCTCCTGGTACTCCTTCTTCTCTTTGGGCTTCCTTTCTGCCCTATATTTTCCTCGGTACCTGTCCATAGTAGGATCTGCACTTCTTTACTTCACGAGCTTCGTCTGCAGACCTCTAGGGGCTTTCGTCCTAGGTAAGGTGGCAGATAAGAGGGGAAGGAGCGTCTCGGTCATATCAGTTCTTTCCTTAATAGCGGTAGGAGACGGTCTACTTTCAGCTGGAACCCCCATCTTAGCAGTTCCCTCTACCCTCATGATAGGGCTAGCCCTAGGAGGCGGGTGGAGTAGTTCCTCCGTCCTCCTCGCTGAAGCGGTAAGAACTTTGAGAGGTACATGGACGAGCTTAGTCCAGCTTTCGGTCCCCTTCGGTCTTATACTTGCGCTCACCGTGAGCTTGTCTCCAAGGCTCATGTTAATCCCTTCACTGACCTCAGCCTCTCTCATAGCCATTTCCTTCAAGATCCCCGATACTCGGGGAGTAAAGTTAGGCATGGAGCTCTCAGGTGTAAAGGGACTTGTTAAGGGTATTATGGTCAAGGCAGGAGAGAGCTCAAACTTTTACTTGTTTACGTCCTTCTCCCTTCCCCTGATCCTTGAGGCTGGTCTTAGGGTAGGAGTGCTCCCTGTCCTCGCCATGGCGATTGAGGAGACGTTCCTGATGGTGCCCATGGGGGCTTTGTCTGACATCAAGGGAAGGAGGCAGATCATTAGAGCGGGGATGATGGTCATGTTTTCGTCAGCTGTCCTCCTGAGTTTATCCCTCATCTTGAGGTGGAATTACTTGGTTTACGCCTCCTTCCTCATGTTCGGGATAGGGGACTCCCTGGCTTACGCCCCACAGGGTGCCTACCTGGCTGAACTCTACGATCCTAAACATAGGGTTACCATGACAGGTTTAGCGTATCAGCTCTCTGCGTTGTTCTCTGGCGGAACTTCCGTGGTTCTAGCTTCCCTGCTCCTATCCAGGGGTGAGTATGCGATATTGGCGTTACCTCTCATTTCACTTTTTTATGTTACCCTTTCCATAATATCCGTTTAGCAGACCCCCATTGAAGTAAGGGAAGTCCAGATGAAATGAAACCTCCCTAAATATGTTTACCGGATAATATGGAGTTGTCGAAGGGCCCGCTTAAGTCCCTAAGCCCTGATTTCTTAAAAAGTCTAACTTCTTGAAGGACTTGAATACTGTCTAATACTCTTCGAGGAGTCCGTTCTTGAACTTTCTGAACTGGTTTACCTCGAACCTAACTTCGTCCCCAACATCATAATAATCCTCAGATAGTATGGTTATCCCATAACCCTTAAACACGCAGACTAGGTATCTCGAATCGCCCACGGCCTCCACAGCCTCAACGGAACATGTGTACTCTCCCTTCCCAACACTCACCCACTCTGGTCTGAATCCAACTTCCTGACATTTCTCGCCAATGACCTCACCCGGTAGGAAGTTCATTGGGAAATCCCCTATGAACTCTGCAACCCACTTTGTCCTTGGATAGTCGTACAGATCCTTTGGCTTACTGACCTGCTCGAACTTACCTGCATGAAGAACAGCTACCCTGTCGGCAAGACTTAGGGCTTCCTTCTGGTCGTGGGTAACATATATGAACGTTCCTTTAAGTTCCTTCTGAATCCTCTTAAGTTCTCCTCTGGCTACGGTCCTCATCCTCGCGTCTAGATTGCTCAAAGGCTCATCTAACAAGTAATATGATGGACTCCTCACTATGGCTCTAGCTATGGCGACTCTCTGCTGTTGCCCTCCGCTAATTTTAGTCACTTTCTTATCCAAGATCTCAGCTATTCCCAGGAGACCGGCTACCTTTTCCACCCTCTCATTTATCTCCTCCCTTTTGAGCCCCTTCATCTTAAGGGGGAACGCTATGTTGTCCCTTACGCTCATGTTGGGATAGAGAGCGTAATTCTGGAAAACCATAGCTACGTTCCTCTTCTCTGGAGGCAAGTTGGTAATCTCCTTACCATCGACCACCATCTTCCCCTTGTCTGGCTTCTCTATCCCCGCCATTATCCTCAATAGCGTAGACTTGCCCTCTCCGCTTGGACCTAGAATTACGAAGAACTCCCCGCTCTCTATCTTCTCAGTTACTCCGTCCAGAACCTTCTTGTTCCCGTAAATCTTCGTTATCTCAATGAGTTCTACCGTCATCCCTTAATACCCCCTGCTAAATATTCTCCTCTCAAGTATTTCTGTAATGCTAAAGTGAGAGCAATTACTGGTAGGGTGAATACTAGCGAAAACGCAACACCTGCCAGTAGATTCCCTCTTGTTACGTCGGAGTAAATAGTCACTGGTAAGGTAGAGTGGAAAGGAATCAAAAGGATCGCGTACGTGAACTCGTCCCATGAAAACATCCAGGAAATTAGGAACGCTGCAGCTATACCAGGCGCTGCTAAAGGAAGGAGAACAGAGAACAGCCTTCTAAGAAGGCCAGCTCCATCGATCCTCGCCTGGTTCTCCAGATCCACAGGAATTGAAGAGAAGGTTCCCTGTAGTATAAAGGTTGCCAAAGGCAACGTAATAAGGGTCTGGGCTAGGGAAAGTCCTTCCACGGTCTCGAAGAGGTGAAGCTTTATGAATTCCACAGCGATTGGAATGCCTATCACGATAGCTGGCATCATGTTAGTCACAAGTAGGAGAACCAGGATTGGATAAGCAACCCCCCTTGGTAGCCTACTTAAACCATAGCCTGCGGGTATAGCTAGTATCACAGTTATTATGCCCACCAAAGTTGCGGTCTCTAAGCTCTTCACAAGAGGATCTATGAAGGACGATCCCTGCAGTGACGAAGCTAAGTTAGCCAGAGTCAGGGATATGGGGGCGAAACTGGGATACCTAGCCAAGATCGTGTACTGAGGGGTATTGAAGGCAAGTAGGAAGAGGATGTACAAGGGTAAAAGGAAGTACACCCCAACGAATATTGCACCTATGTAAGCCCATTTCACGTTGTTCTACCTCCAGTCAACTTAATCACTACGCCCATGAAGACTAGGATAAAACCCAAGAGAACGGTCGCAGCTGCCAACGCAAGCCCCACCTCAGGGAAAGTTGTTGTGTAAAGATTGTAAACTAAGGTGGTCAACAAGGGAGGGTGGTCCCCCACAAGTATAAGGGGTAAGGCGAATATGTTAAACTCTTGGACTCCCCTCAGAATCAGGGCAACTCCTATGAAACTCCTCAAGTTGGGAAGGGTCACATGGATGAACCTCCTCACTGGTCCTGCACCGTCTATGGCAGCTGAGTAGTACAACTCCCTAGGTATTGAGGACATCCCAGCAAGGAGTATTAAGGAAACTATGGGAGTGTTCTTCCAACTGTCAGCTATCATGACCACCAGTAAGGAGGAGAGGGATGACTGATACCAGTTAACGTTAGTCCCGAGGATTGAGTGCACCACTGTATTGGCATATCCTCCAGAAGTTTGGAAAATGAAGCTGAACGTAATGGCAGCTACCACGGTAGCTACTCCCATAGGGATTATGGCCGCCGTGGAAAGGGCTTTTTTCCCCCTGAACTCCCTGCTCAGTACCGAGGCTACCAGGAAACCCAGTGCCAGTTGTATAAGTAGCGCTCCTACGGTTACCAGGACAGTGTCCACTATGGCCCCGCCCACGTTAAAGTATGAGAGCTCCTGATAGTTATGCAGGGAGAGACCTCCATGAGGGTCCTGAAAGCTCAAGTAAACTGCATCAATTGTTGGAAAAAAAGAGAAAGCTACTATGTACCCCACCGCTGGGAGAACAAGTAAAAAAGGGGTTAACTTCACTCCCATCACCCGTAGAGCGGACCATAAACTCCTTGTTCATAGTTCTGGGCTATCGTGCTATTGTAGTTCTGAACTAGATAGTTGTACATCTCCTGATTGGCTTGGCTCAGGATGCTGGGTATCTGACTATAGGGCGCGTGATCCACTATTATGGTATCAAAAACCTTGTCAGCTATCTGTCCCCACACAGTGATCCAAGGCACGGGCTCTCTGAAGAAAGCGTTGTTCATTGCCTCCTCCTCAGCCTTGTACAGCGCGCTTATGTTACTGGGCAGGTTGTTGTAAGCCTGCTGGTTCACCGCTGGCCATGATAAGTAAATGATGAAGTCCCTCTGTACCTGCGTCGAAAGTAGGAACTTGGCGAAAAGTATCAAATCAGGTATATCAGTAGCTCCCTTAGGTATTGCTAACACGTCTCCTCCGACCAAATGGTCCCCGTTAGCAGGTCCTACTGGCCCTGGATAGAACCCTACGTGACTTATGTTAGCCCCCTCGCTAGAGATTACGCTGTAGATATAGGGCCACTGATAGTCTATCATGTAGTATGTACCGCTTAGGAGACCCTTGTAGCTCCCCCAATAGCCGTGGACGTAACCAGGGGTAAAGTACTGGGACAGGTTGTACAGGTACTGGAAGGCCAAGACGTCCCCAGAGTCATTGAATAGGAATGGATTTCCTCCAGCTTGAACCATCCACTGGTAAAGTTCGGTATAGGTGCTAGCACCGCCATGCCCTTGGAACATGATGGGGGCAACCCCAGTCTTAGCCTTTATCTCCGAGGCCACTTGCATAAGTTGAGACCAATTTTGAGGTGGGGCTATTCCCATCTGGTTGAACAGGGTAGCGTTGTACCAGACCAGTGGAATGTTTCCTCTCAGAGGAATGAAGAACTCTCCGTGGTAAACAGTCTGCTCATATTGAACTAGTTTTATCATAGACGGTATCAGGGAGACGTTGGCTAGGATCTGGCTAGAGTAAGGAGTGATGTTCATTAAGTAACCTCCGTTTAGAAGTTCCCCTATTACTAGATTGTCCTCACCAATTATCACTGGTCCAACGTTACCGCTGAGCTCCAGCTCCTCCACGCTCTTCACTATGTCGGTTGCCCCTTCGTCCACGTAGTTAATGTGAATGTTGGGGTATTCCTTCTCGAATTGCGGAATTATCACGTTCTGCATAACCGACGCCTCCGATTGTGACAGGTCATCAAAATACGTGATTGTGACGTTTTGAGATGTCGTTGGAGGCGTAGTGGTTGTGACGTTGGTTGGAGTTGTTACCGTAGTTGATCTGTGACTTGAGGTTAGCTCTATGGCAGCTATGGCCCCCACAACTATTATAACAATTACTATACCTATTATGACAGTTTTTCCGATCCCACGGGCCAATTTTTTAAAACTTATCGTGGAATTCAAGGTATCACTCCAACATATTGGATCTCATGTTATTTAAATATATCTCAGATTTTTATACATACTATTAAATAGACAAATTGTATTTGAAATATTTAAATTCTTTTACAAGAGTAAAAGCACAAAGGGTTAAGTGGAATGACAGTCCTTCGGAGAGGAAGGCTTACTCTTTGATTGTTATGATAATGTGAGATGTTTGGTAATTAATCATTACTTATCTAATATACTGTCCTAGGTAAAAGCACTAAGTAAGAAATTTAAACAAACTCCCTCTTCTTAGGTAGATGGTAGCAATAGTAGATGCCTCCCTTACCCAGTTCGGCAAAAGGGAGGAAGACCTTTTCCAGTTGGCAAAACAATCCTCACTTCCTATCCTAAGGAAATTCGGAGGGGAGGTCGACTTCATCGTGGTATCTAACTCTTACTCGGGGGAGTTCAGCAGGGTCTCAGGGATAAATAACCTCATCTCAACCTACCTCTCCCTGGATTACATTCCCTCCATTAGGGTCGATAA belongs to Metallosphaera tengchongensis and includes:
- a CDS encoding APC family permease, with amino-acid sequence MARFLRQSSGLVKQASLKDLVMLNVANMGAGLAVFEGISPYIVSGANLWLASLLTFLISLPLVLVYTQLMLRMPRTGGDYIWLSRKLNGTLGSIMGIALAFNMPPFFALSAFFSVSAINAVLLEIGTLDKLPSLTYLANNVFVNPYGTLTVSQEVLIYALSALAFAVIIAINVVKPKWGYSLTTWLGFISSATLILGVLAIALNAGSFHQDVLRFLQEEGVTTQTYTGPKFSWGSTIYMVPYFASFAYIWLYAGPAVASEAKDGSLKWNLILGSLLTTAMITLPFLVMDLVGGYTFNAAYYPTFTYNFWSAAIAVSPPVLQWVLGIGLISWNFFVMAFGVIVFSRYVFAFSFDRVFPSFFAKLNKASSPYMAHILDMVLTLIFLSIPLISVNGAESLYAYTPLAAIYLFLIGLTAMKVGWRERNSVLIAGGVLSAVFMAFLAFESVTNPFFGVISTSGINVIGTGYLIALVGSGAVIYLVADLKRRKEGIRLKEIFQEIPPE
- a CDS encoding Rieske (2Fe-2S) protein; translation: MITCTGLREIQEGKMETIEIRGKDLIITNIRGKLKCFSRWCPHKGGDLAYGDLIGDNQIRCHLHGYVYDLNSGKPVMVPYVNDYGKWKETSNLEIYDVIIKAGEICVEII
- the dps gene encoding DNA protection during starvation protein — its product is MSQNEVKPVGVEILEKSGLDVKKLIDKLVKATAAEFTTYYYYTILRMHLTGIEGEGLKEIAEDARLEDRLHFELMTQRVYELGGSLPRDMREVADISACADAYLPQNWKDPKEILKVLLEAEQCATRTWKEVCDMTYGKDPRTYDLAQRILQEEIEHEAWFLELLYGRPSGHFRRSYPGEGPRSRKSKFE
- a CDS encoding divalent metal cation transporter, giving the protein MSRREVARLFGPAWIALLADADAASIIGGLITGKQYGLGLMWFVLLLALPLFIVQEAAGRISAITGKSLGEIIRTHYSKKIAILATFPIFSIDVFTYISEYIGIALGSYLIGIPPFIGLMTFFILHLLVIMTKNYEKTEKTLLFISFLLILSSIVAIIPKSPQLHFSAYISTSNNFLTYLAINIGAVVTPPCMLIYQSSATSLKYNRVNEITVKDKLSWITRETALGAISTELIIVFAEAIGTGLNSIDPTNTFQLSSVLRSIFSVLPMIFGILIISAGFLALIVVSLSSAWGVLEALGKDNHTRNLLKIYSLESIPAIIVVYLYSYNYSEVLQFAITLLTLAPIVFTVIATILGILVSNRNIMKDHAYSRLRMSIYFLTVALIFIGGIIGVMSLT
- a CDS encoding MFS transporter; translated protein: MNKYIPAIAFLTTLLSWYSFFSLGFLSALYFPRYLSIVGSALLYFTSFVCRPLGAFVLGKVADKRGRSVSVISVLSLIAVGDGLLSAGTPILAVPSTLMIGLALGGGWSSSSVLLAEAVRTLRGTWTSLVQLSVPFGLILALTVSLSPRLMLIPSLTSASLIAISFKIPDTRGVKLGMELSGVKGLVKGIMVKAGESSNFYLFTSFSLPLILEAGLRVGVLPVLAMAIEETFLMVPMGALSDIKGRRQIIRAGMMVMFSSAVLLSLSLILRWNYLVYASFLMFGIGDSLAYAPQGAYLAELYDPKHRVTMTGLAYQLSALFSGGTSVVLASLLLSRGEYAILALPLISLFYVTLSIISV
- a CDS encoding ABC transporter ATP-binding protein; amino-acid sequence: MTVELIEITKIYGNKKVLDGVTEKIESGEFFVILGPSGEGKSTLLRIMAGIEKPDKGKMVVDGKEITNLPPEKRNVAMVFQNYALYPNMSVRDNIAFPLKMKGLKREEINERVEKVAGLLGIAEILDKKVTKISGGQQQRVAIARAIVRSPSYYLLDEPLSNLDARMRTVARGELKRIQKELKGTFIYVTHDQKEALSLADRVAVLHAGKFEQVSKPKDLYDYPRTKWVAEFIGDFPMNFLPGEVIGEKCQEVGFRPEWVSVGKGEYTCSVEAVEAVGDSRYLVCVFKGYGITILSEDYYDVGDEVRFEVNQFRKFKNGLLEEY
- a CDS encoding carbohydrate ABC transporter permease, which codes for MKWAYIGAIFVGVYFLLPLYILFLLAFNTPQYTILARYPSFAPISLTLANLASSLQGSSFIDPLVKSLETATLVGIITVILAIPAGYGLSRLPRGVAYPILVLLLVTNMMPAIVIGIPIAVEFIKLHLFETVEGLSLAQTLITLPLATFILQGTFSSIPVDLENQARIDGAGLLRRLFSVLLPLAAPGIAAAFLISWMFSWDEFTYAILLIPFHSTLPVTIYSDVTRGNLLAGVAFSLVFTLPVIALTLALQKYLRGEYLAGGIKG
- a CDS encoding carbohydrate ABC transporter permease; translated protein: MKLTPFLLVLPAVGYIVAFSFFPTIDAVYLSFQDPHGGLSLHNYQELSYFNVGGAIVDTVLVTVGALLIQLALGFLVASVLSREFRGKKALSTAAIIPMGVATVVAAITFSFIFQTSGGYANTVVHSILGTNVNWYQSSLSSLLVVMIADSWKNTPIVSLILLAGMSSIPRELYYSAAIDGAGPVRRFIHVTLPNLRSFIGVALILRGVQEFNIFALPLILVGDHPPLLTTLVYNLYTTTFPEVGLALAAATVLLGFILVFMGVVIKLTGGRTT
- a CDS encoding ABC transporter substrate-binding protein, with amino-acid sequence MNSTISFKKLARGIGKTVIIGIVIVIIVVGAIAAIELTSSHRSTTVTTPTNVTTTTPPTTSQNVTITYFDDLSQSEASVMQNVIIPQFEKEYPNIHINYVDEGATDIVKSVEELELSGNVGPVIIGEDNLVIGELLNGGYLMNITPYSSQILANVSLIPSMIKLVQYEQTVYHGEFFIPLRGNIPLVWYNATLFNQMGIAPPQNWSQLMQVASEIKAKTGVAPIMFQGHGGASTYTELYQWMVQAGGNPFLFNDSGDVLAFQYLYNLSQYFTPGYVHGYWGSYKGLLSGTYYMIDYQWPYIYSVISSEGANISHVGFYPGPVGPANGDHLVGGDVLAIPKGATDIPDLILFAKFLLSTQVQRDFIIYLSWPAVNQQAYNNLPSNISALYKAEEEAMNNAFFREPVPWITVWGQIADKVFDTIIVDHAPYSQIPSILSQANQEMYNYLVQNYNSTIAQNYEQGVYGPLYG